From Domibacillus sp. DTU_2020_1001157_1_SI_ALB_TIR_016, a single genomic window includes:
- a CDS encoding GspE/PulE family protein yields MKTKRKRLGDLLVESGLITEEQLSVALKEKKDNQKLGDALLNRGFITEQQLIEVLEFQLGIPHVSLYRYPVDSKLLSLVPKEIAKKNVIIPLKKEENRLFVAMADPMDYFTVEDLRLSTGFQIETVIATKQDILRAINKYYDMDDSLQEFMQQNQDTAESSEAGEAEEDSPVVRLVNQIMSRALTEKASDIHIDPHETKVVVRMRVDGVLQLDRQLPKSMLGMLTARIKIMANMDITEHRVPQDGRIKTNIDFRAVDLRISTLPTVYGEKIVMRILDLSSSLNDMNQLGFNKVNLKRMESLLQRPNGIVLITGPTGSGKSSTLYAGLNQLNSEEVNIITIEDPVEYQLEGVNQIQVNPNVGLTFAAGLRSILRQDPNVIMVGEIRDRETAEIAIRASLTGHLVLSTLHTNDSISSITRLIDMGVEPFLVASSLSGIVAQRLIRKVCRDCGREESATEREREIFAKRGLKIESVKRGKGCASCNMTGYKGRLAIHEVLVVTEEMKRLILNNEPLSNLKQMALKNKTIFLLDDGLLKIKQGITTTEEVLRAVLME; encoded by the coding sequence ATGAAAACAAAGCGAAAACGACTCGGTGATCTGCTGGTTGAATCCGGCCTTATTACGGAGGAACAGCTGTCTGTAGCGCTAAAAGAAAAAAAAGACAACCAGAAGCTGGGTGACGCTCTTCTCAATAGAGGCTTTATTACAGAGCAGCAGCTGATTGAAGTGCTCGAGTTTCAGCTGGGCATTCCGCATGTCAGCTTGTACCGTTATCCGGTTGACAGCAAGCTGCTTAGCCTTGTTCCGAAAGAGATAGCCAAAAAAAATGTCATCATTCCCTTGAAGAAAGAGGAAAATCGGCTGTTTGTCGCAATGGCGGATCCGATGGATTACTTTACGGTAGAGGATTTGCGTCTTTCTACAGGCTTTCAAATTGAGACCGTTATTGCCACGAAGCAGGACATTTTACGTGCTATTAATAAATATTACGACATGGACGACTCGCTTCAGGAATTTATGCAGCAAAATCAGGACACGGCGGAATCTTCGGAAGCGGGGGAAGCAGAAGAAGATTCTCCGGTGGTGCGGCTGGTGAACCAGATTATGTCCCGGGCACTCACTGAAAAAGCGAGTGATATTCATATTGACCCGCATGAAACCAAAGTGGTCGTCCGCATGCGGGTTGATGGTGTGCTTCAGCTTGACCGCCAGCTGCCGAAGTCCATGCTTGGCATGCTCACAGCGCGCATTAAAATTATGGCGAATATGGATATTACCGAGCACCGCGTGCCGCAGGACGGCCGGATCAAAACCAATATTGACTTTCGGGCTGTCGACCTCCGTATTTCTACGCTTCCAACCGTGTACGGCGAAAAAATCGTCATGCGGATTTTGGATTTAAGCAGTTCATTAAATGATATGAACCAGCTTGGGTTCAATAAAGTAAATTTAAAACGGATGGAATCCCTGCTTCAGCGCCCAAACGGGATCGTGCTCATTACCGGGCCGACCGGGTCAGGTAAGTCATCTACGCTTTATGCCGGCTTAAACCAGCTCAATAGTGAAGAAGTCAATATTATTACAATCGAAGATCCGGTTGAGTACCAGCTTGAAGGGGTCAACCAGATTCAAGTCAACCCGAATGTAGGGCTGACATTTGCGGCGGGACTTCGGTCGATTTTGCGCCAGGACCCAAATGTCATTATGGTCGGGGAAATCCGGGACAGAGAAACGGCCGAAATTGCCATCCGTGCTTCTTTAACCGGCCACCTTGTACTGAGCACCTTACATACAAATGATTCAATCAGCAGTATTACCCGTCTTATTGATATGGGTGTTGAGCCATTTCTTGTGGCGTCTTCCCTGAGCGGCATCGTCGCCCAGCGATTAATCCGCAAAGTGTGCCGGGACTGCGGCCGGGAAGAATCTGCAACGGAGCGGGAGCGGGAGATTTTTGCCAAAAGAGGATTGAAAATTGAAAGTGTCAAACGGGGAAAAGGCTGCGCCTCCTGCAATATGACCGGCTACAAAGGCCGATTGGCGATTCACGAAGTACTGGTTGTCACGGAAGAAATGAAACGCCTTATTTTAAACAATGAACCGCTGTCGAATTTAAAACAAATGGCATTGAAGAACAAAACGATTTTTTTGCTGGATGATGGCCTTCTGAAAATTAAACAGGGCATCACCACGACAGAAGAAGTGCTTCGTGCTGTCCTAATGGAGTAG
- a CDS encoding type IV pilus twitching motility protein PilT, protein MREKLEFILRSAFELKASDIHLTVGTAPVFRIHGDLKRYGKDPLKPADTEAMAKAIIPEHMWDSFKEKGELDFSFGLPRVSRFRVNAYHQRNCIALAFRVIASGVPTLEELHMPEILKKVSERPHGLVLVTGPTGSGKSTTLASMIDYLNRNTRKHIITLEDPIEYLHKHGKCIIDQREVGYDTQSFANGLRAALRQDPDVILVGEMRDLETIQTAITAAETGHLVFATLHTSSAPATIERIIDVFPAEQQPQIRTQLATVLTAVIAQRLFPTADLKGRRAALEIMLNNSAVANLIRSEKVHQIINVIQTSKAQGMQLMADHAQELFRQEAVSKSALLPYLRERD, encoded by the coding sequence ATGAGAGAAAAGCTTGAATTTATTTTGCGTTCCGCTTTTGAGCTGAAAGCATCCGATATTCATTTAACAGTCGGTACGGCGCCGGTCTTCCGCATTCACGGAGATTTAAAGAGATACGGAAAAGACCCGCTGAAGCCCGCTGACACAGAAGCCATGGCAAAAGCGATTATTCCTGAACACATGTGGGACTCCTTCAAGGAAAAAGGCGAGCTTGATTTTTCATTCGGACTGCCGCGCGTATCCCGGTTCAGGGTGAACGCTTATCACCAGCGCAATTGTATCGCCCTGGCATTTCGGGTGATTGCGTCCGGCGTGCCGACACTTGAAGAGCTGCATATGCCGGAAATCCTGAAAAAAGTGTCCGAGCGTCCGCACGGGCTTGTACTTGTGACCGGGCCGACCGGCTCGGGAAAATCAACGACGCTTGCCAGTATGATTGATTACTTAAACCGCAATACGAGAAAGCACATTATTACGCTTGAAGATCCGATTGAATACCTGCATAAGCATGGAAAATGCATTATCGACCAGCGAGAAGTCGGCTATGATACGCAGTCATTTGCCAACGGGCTTCGTGCGGCCCTGCGCCAGGACCCGGATGTGATTTTAGTGGGAGAGATGCGCGATCTTGAAACGATTCAAACGGCGATTACAGCGGCTGAAACGGGACATCTCGTGTTCGCGACGCTTCATACATCCAGTGCGCCAGCGACCATTGAACGGATTATTGATGTGTTTCCAGCTGAGCAGCAGCCGCAAATCCGGACCCAGCTTGCGACCGTGCTGACCGCTGTTATTGCCCAGCGCTTGTTCCCAACCGCAGATTTAAAGGGACGGCGCGCTGCGCTTGAAATTATGCTGAACAACTCGGCGGTAGCCAATTTAATCCGCTCGGAAAAAGTGCACCAAATTATTAATGTCATTCAAACATCGAAAGCACAAGGGATG